The Francisella salimarina nucleotide sequence AGTTCCTATAATATACATTATTGCAAAAGAAATTATCATTGCTCTTCGACCAATTCGATCTGTAGCTAGCCAAACAACTTTTGCTAAAATACCACCTAGGAATACTAAGCCTAATAAAATAGATAACTGGTGATTATCCAGGTCGAAGTTATATTGAATATCTTTACCAATGCCTCCAACAATTGCTAAGGCATAGCCACCAATGATAGCTGAGATGATATATACAGGAAGAATAAACTTAAAACTGTATCTAAAATTTAAATTCATAAACCTAACTCCGTATATATCGAGTCTATTAATTGTCCATACATGCCTGTTCTATAAGTTTTGCCTTCAAAAATTCTAGGATAGATAATAGGACTATGCACACTGTTCGACATAATTATAATGGTAATCTTATTTTGAGAATCAGAAATAAAGCATTGACCTGTAAATCCAGTATGTCCTATAGTTTGATCACTACATTTTTTACCAAAAAAAGGTCTGTTCTTGCGTCCATTTGCTGTCCAAAACCCTAATCCAAAAGAAGGGTTAATGTTAGATGGTTGACTAAATTCTTTTATGGTGCCTTGAGTAAAAAATGTATTTTCTTGATATAACAAGCCTGCTAGTTTGGTAATGTCGTCAATAGTAGAAAATAATCCTGCATGACCAGCAATACCGCTCATTGAGTAGAGTGCTTTTTCATCGTGAACTAAGCCTCGAAGAGTATCAGTTTTTATATTATTAAAATTAGTTGTACCACAATTAGCATGGCCGTCAATTTGAGTTGCTACTATTTGATTTGGTAAATAGCCTTTTTCCAAAGGATTAAAACAGGTATTTTGAGCACCAGCTTTCGAATAGATATTTTTTTCTAGGAAATCATCCATTCTTTGATTAGTTATAGTCTCAATTAAACATCCTAATATTTTCATACCTATATCTGAGTAGATGCAATACTTTTGTGCTGGTTCAATGACAGACATCTTTGTTTTTAAGAATCTGATAGTAGTTTCTCTGTCTTGGCTATATAGAGAGTCTGCAATATGATTATTATAAAAATCAAAAAATGGAGCTACACCAGTAGCATGATTTAATAAATCTCGAATAGTTGGGATATAAGAGGTATTCTCAAATTTAAATTCTGGAATGTATTTTGTTATCTTATCATCTAGTTTGATTTTTTTTCGCTCATATAAGTACATGACTGCATAAGTGGTTGCAAAAATTTTTGTCAGAGAAGCTATATCAAAAAGCATATTATCTCTTAAAGATTGTGGGTTGCTGACAAGATTTCCTTCTTGATTATATCTATATGCGTAACCAAAATTATTTTTATAAATAGGTTTGTTATGAAAAACCACATTCACAGCTACTCCTGAGAAGCCATGTGAAATATCATGGTTAATAATATTTTCTAAATTTTGAAAATCCATTTTTAATATTTATCTATACTACCTATGAATATTAAAACATAGCTTTATACGAAATAGATATTTAAAATTTTTGTAAGGGATATAAAAGAAACTAATTATAAGAAAAATTAATAAAAAGTAGAATTAGTGCTGATAAGCTTCATCCCAGTTACCTGTTAGACCTGCAACCTCATATTCTGTTACTCGGTTCTCAAAGAAGTTGGTATGATCAGCACCATTTAAGATCCACTCTAACCAAGTAAGAGGATTTTTATCAATACTATATATTTCATTTAAACCAAGTTGATTTAAACGTCTATCTGTAATGTGACGAATATACTCTTTTACTTCATCAGCTTTTAGACCTTCGATAGTACCAATCTCATAAGCTAAATCAATAAATTTATCTTCAAGTTCAACAGCTTTGCTAGCCATTAGATATATTTCTTTTTTGAATTGATTATCAACTATATAAGGATTTTCT carries:
- a CDS encoding serine hydrolase — protein: MDFQNLENIINHDISHGFSGVAVNVVFHNKPIYKNNFGYAYRYNQEGNLVSNPQSLRDNMLFDIASLTKIFATTYAVMYLYERKKIKLDDKITKYIPEFKFENTSYIPTIRDLLNHATGVAPFFDFYNNHIADSLYSQDRETTIRFLKTKMSVIEPAQKYCIYSDIGMKILGCLIETITNQRMDDFLEKNIYSKAGAQNTCFNPLEKGYLPNQIVATQIDGHANCGTTNFNNIKTDTLRGLVHDEKALYSMSGIAGHAGLFSTIDDITKLAGLLYQENTFFTQGTIKEFSQPSNINPSFGLGFWTANGRKNRPFFGKKCSDQTIGHTGFTGQCFISDSQNKITIIIMSNSVHSPIIYPRIFEGKTYRTGMYGQLIDSIYTELGL